Proteins encoded within one genomic window of Cellulomonas flavigena DSM 20109:
- a CDS encoding TIGR03842 family LLM class F420-dependent oxidoreductase: MDFGVVLQTNPPASRTVELARQAETHGFTHVWTFDSHLLWQEPFVIYSAILAATRKVMVGPMVTNPATRDWTVLASLFATLNEMYGNRTVCGIGRGDSAVRTLNGRPSNLATLRQSIHVIRELANDRPADLGERTVRFPWSKGSALDVWVAAYGPLALKLTGEVGDGFILQLADPDIARWMVRAVRDSAEAAGRDPDEVDICIAAPAYVGDGASPAARAHMREQCRWFGGMVGNHVADIVRRYGTDSAIPKALTDYVRDREGYDYNEHGRAGNSHTTFVPDEIVERFCLLGSPHEHVEKLRELEALGCDQFAVYLQHDNKEETLRLYGERIIPAMAEPVVATAASSGATTPPDPVDVPQAVTA; this comes from the coding sequence ATGGACTTCGGCGTCGTCCTGCAGACCAACCCGCCCGCGTCGCGCACCGTCGAGCTCGCACGCCAGGCGGAGACCCACGGGTTCACGCACGTGTGGACCTTCGACTCCCACCTGCTGTGGCAGGAGCCGTTCGTCATCTACTCGGCGATCCTCGCCGCGACGCGCAAGGTCATGGTCGGGCCCATGGTGACCAACCCCGCGACGCGCGACTGGACCGTGCTCGCGTCGCTGTTCGCGACCCTCAACGAGATGTACGGCAACCGCACCGTCTGCGGCATCGGGCGCGGGGACTCCGCGGTGCGCACGCTCAACGGGCGGCCGTCGAACCTCGCGACGCTGCGCCAGTCGATCCACGTCATCCGCGAGCTCGCGAACGACCGGCCGGCGGACCTGGGGGAGCGCACGGTGCGGTTCCCGTGGTCGAAGGGCTCGGCTCTCGACGTGTGGGTCGCCGCGTACGGGCCGCTGGCGCTGAAGCTGACGGGCGAGGTCGGCGACGGCTTCATCCTGCAGCTCGCCGACCCCGACATCGCCCGGTGGATGGTCAGGGCGGTGCGCGACTCGGCCGAGGCCGCGGGCCGGGACCCCGACGAGGTCGACATCTGCATCGCCGCGCCGGCCTACGTCGGCGACGGCGCGTCGCCCGCGGCCCGCGCGCACATGCGCGAGCAGTGCCGCTGGTTCGGCGGCATGGTCGGCAACCACGTCGCGGACATCGTCCGGCGGTACGGCACGGACTCCGCGATCCCGAAGGCGCTGACCGACTACGTCCGCGACCGGGAGGGCTACGACTACAACGAGCACGGCCGCGCCGGGAACTCGCACACGACGTTCGTCCCCGACGAGATCGTCGAGCGGTTCTGCCTGCTCGGCTCACCGCACGAGCACGTCGAGAAGCTGCGCGAGCTCGAGGCCCTGGGCTGCGACCAGTTCGCCGTCTACCTCCAGCACGACAACAAGGAGGAGACGCTGCGGCTGTACGGCGAGCGCATCATCCCGGCGATGGCCGAGCCGGTGGTCGCGACGGCGGCGTCGTCCGGCGCGACGACGCCCCCGGATCCGGTCGACGTCCCGCAGGCCGTCACGGCATGA
- a CDS encoding ABC transporter permease, translating to MSTTTDTPAVAPSGAPAPASGATVRARGTRLARLTRVRPLVAVTSALAVAALWEAYKLLGPAQGWAVGETRLLPRTTDLAMPHTWQVAARLLEPVSGATGADVLWLAVLRAGAFSFGIALVGWTIGVLVGALLALTMLRVAVVERAVLPLVVLSQTVPLIALAPLVRSWGARLEIGSFAWQPWMSVAVIASYLAFFPVAVGALRGLQSPDRIHVDLMRACGAGWGTTLVRLRLPAAVPHLLPALRLAAANAVVGAVVAEVATGLPGGLGRMILEFANFAASDPPKPWAPILGAVLLGLVAAGLVALLGRSLRRYRRVEVAP from the coding sequence ATGAGCACCACGACCGACACGCCGGCCGTCGCACCGTCCGGGGCCCCGGCACCCGCGTCCGGTGCGACGGTGCGGGCGCGCGGGACCAGGCTCGCGCGGCTGACGCGCGTCCGCCCTCTCGTCGCCGTGACGTCGGCGCTCGCCGTGGCGGCGCTGTGGGAGGCGTACAAGCTGCTCGGGCCCGCGCAGGGCTGGGCGGTCGGCGAGACCCGACTGCTGCCGCGCACCACGGACCTCGCCATGCCGCACACGTGGCAGGTGGCGGCGCGCCTGCTCGAGCCCGTCTCGGGGGCGACCGGCGCCGACGTGCTGTGGCTCGCCGTGCTGCGGGCCGGGGCGTTCTCGTTCGGGATCGCGCTCGTCGGCTGGACGATCGGCGTGCTCGTCGGCGCGCTGCTGGCGCTGACGATGCTACGGGTCGCGGTCGTCGAGCGGGCCGTGCTGCCGCTGGTCGTCCTGTCGCAGACCGTGCCGCTCATCGCGCTCGCACCGCTCGTGCGCTCGTGGGGTGCGCGGCTCGAGATCGGCTCCTTCGCGTGGCAGCCGTGGATGTCGGTCGCGGTCATCGCGAGCTACCTCGCGTTCTTCCCCGTCGCGGTCGGAGCGCTGCGGGGTCTGCAGTCACCGGACAGGATCCACGTCGACCTCATGCGCGCCTGCGGCGCCGGCTGGGGCACCACCCTCGTCCGGCTGCGCCTGCCCGCCGCGGTCCCGCACCTGCTGCCTGCGCTGCGGCTCGCCGCCGCCAACGCGGTCGTCGGCGCCGTCGTCGCCGAGGTCGCCACGGGCCTGCCCGGCGGGCTGGGCCGGATGATCCTCGAGTTCGCCAACTTCGCGGCGAGCGACCCGCCCAAGCCGTGGGCGCCGATCCTCGGCGCCGTGCTGCTCGGGCTGGTCGCCGCCGGTCTCGTGGCCCTGCTGGGCCGGTCCCTGCGTCGGTACCGACGGGTGGAGGTGGCGCCGTGA